From the genome of Polyangiaceae bacterium, one region includes:
- the xth gene encoding exodeoxyribonuclease III: protein MRILSWNVNGLRSAMGKGFSGWLAGANADIVGVQEVRAAADQATACIATIDESWHRAFVAADRPGYSGVGLLSRLRPDRVVTTMKNREFDAEGRVQIARFGRLTLVNAYFPNGSGTERDNGRVPFKLAFYQRIFDMLEPKLRRKEPVLVIGDFNTAHREIDLARPKENQKTSGFLPEERAELDRWIGSGYVDTFRAFEPGPGHYSWWSQRFGVRAKNIGWRIDYVLASPAAAKYVRRAFIEPHVMGSDHCPVGVDVDPAIVE, encoded by the coding sequence ATGAGAATCCTGAGCTGGAACGTGAATGGGTTGCGATCCGCCATGGGAAAAGGTTTTTCCGGGTGGCTTGCAGGGGCAAACGCCGACATCGTGGGCGTGCAAGAAGTGCGTGCGGCGGCCGATCAAGCGACAGCGTGTATCGCGACCATCGACGAAAGCTGGCATCGCGCGTTCGTCGCGGCGGATAGACCGGGGTACAGCGGAGTCGGCTTGCTTTCGCGCCTGCGTCCGGATCGCGTCGTCACGACGATGAAGAACCGCGAATTCGATGCCGAAGGGCGCGTGCAGATCGCGCGGTTCGGCCGCCTGACGCTCGTGAATGCATATTTCCCGAATGGAAGCGGCACCGAGCGCGACAATGGCCGAGTGCCTTTCAAGCTCGCGTTTTACCAACGCATTTTCGATATGCTCGAACCGAAGCTGCGGCGCAAAGAGCCGGTGCTCGTCATTGGAGATTTCAACACCGCGCACCGCGAAATCGATCTTGCTCGGCCCAAGGAAAACCAAAAAACGAGCGGCTTTCTGCCGGAAGAGCGCGCCGAGCTCGACCGCTGGATTGGCTCGGGTTATGTCGACACCTTCCGAGCGTTCGAACCGGGGCCTGGCCATTATTCATGGTGGAGTCAAAGGTTTGGCGTAAGGGCCAAAAACATTGGATGGCGTATCGATTACGTACTTGCGTCCCCCGCGGCTGCGAAATACGTGCGCCGCGCCTTCATCGAACCTCACGTGATGGGCAGTGACCATTGCCCCGTGGGCGTCGACGTGGATCCGGCCATCGTGGAGTAG
- a CDS encoding AAA family ATPase gives MPRRFTEVVELHDGGTTRILRTRDPKSGARLVLKSIRPEFHNAAQVARLRHEYDILLPLDVPGVVKALDLTEYDGCPTLVLADRGGEALEWVLERGRIELSRVLVLGIRIATALENIHLRRVIHKDINPNNIVLIDDGEDVELIDFELATTLPRIVEHDVRPDVLEGTLAYIAPEQTGRMNRSIDNRTDLYSFGATLYRMLVGRPPFIETDPLSAVHAHIARRPVPPARIDAAIPEAVSAIVMKLLAKMPEDRYQSAGGVKADLERCLEGMLAAGSIASFELGADDVSDRFRIPERLHGREAELLQLYTAFQRAIEGASEFVLVHGPAGIGKSAVIREFARTVRAGAGAFASGQFLVRDGDAPYSGIAAALAPLIREFCSASEARLSTLRTRLRSALGSTAGVVTEILPDLALVLGETPAKPMELPADQAKERAKFAFLRLFQVLARDGLALFLDDIQWADASSLELLAHLVTDVSGRGIVIIASERQDSQSNGRISRFVDDLVHDGAAVTNIALGPLDLNAVRALVSDAVNARKGRVPDADVERLASVVHQRTFGNPLFVGTFLTTLHRDGLIDFDHATRAWRWDIAAIERASVPGDVALLLSERAQRLDEAVLSLLQAAGCIGNDFDKETLSAITDVASARVDALLSDAAQEGFVLATGSQYAFVHARVREAVVELMDAGRCKALHLRIGRVLRANVRGDKLYGVLGHINIAADLVVDPVERLEMARLNLEAGNAARAAAAFEAAMAHFDAGLGFLPVNAFESEKRLAFDLTLGAAETAYSCGKRSRADALYADLQTRARGDIEQLEVACARVRMHRVLNEYAAAKDLALEAFTRQGISLPRKGGLPNVLLEFGKAELMLRRFSPDDILALPVVKSEKGDLLAALAEDTLFVVYFEDPLLHSVFTAKFVLLALEQGLSPVSPACFAAYALLVRLIRGQSERADELCLMALRMFDKFPELPTALVRYMYAMLIMPFRHPLAKCVAALSDVYKAAMDEGSRVFMNLALGPMVGYQFQLGAPLPEFVENLESNERRLNELARVTNNPRTHLLSKRIALYLQGKTRPGSFETLDLDDITFVRELEQDPMKLTAPLYNFYQAWAHLFMGDHDEAKRAFDRVPDDIVQPLSAVSSIGEYYLVRGLVLATSVPNGAIGRARNIVALHAIQRKLADYAAHSPENFGQFAALLSAEAARLEGRTMAAAKHYDRAAQMAQSCGYLQYEAYALERAAIFWYAHDNAGVARSYLQRAHLAYERWGATAKVVALEKAHPVLRRAQTHGTSTVRATSTQSTKSVSLDARSMVRASQAVSEEIALDKLLHKLMTVVAQATGAERGALVLDDPAGFVLVASFTADGGAVVRPTPALLDTVDDLPSSVLQYVVRTGKPILCEDATRDENTRNDVFVTAHGTKSLLVVPMMRQGAARGILYLENNQLAGAFDAERLSLCEVVTSQMSISIDNARLYANLERMVEERTRALEEARTRLVELEKSTTEVRMAGGFAHEMRNALTAAKMLIAAIRFEREGGETRSLCMDNGEALFDMYRLLENRLDPVVLDEVVPILRQINANEEKIHNVLGMVGSSIERALATTGLILDYAKLSGESAGRSMTELGYLVQSLVNESQADFEKRGIALEVDIPQGSRVRGNYEHWYSVLKNLVLNARDALMDVERPEGRKIRIVLEEGSDKPRLVVEDNGTGIDPNVAARIFEPFVSTKPESGTGLGLGVVRKLLGLYHATIDFETEMGRGTRFVISWPRESASTHAE, from the coding sequence ATGCCGCGCCGGTTTACCGAAGTCGTCGAGCTGCACGACGGAGGAACGACTCGTATTTTGCGCACCCGAGATCCGAAGAGCGGTGCGCGTTTGGTGCTGAAGAGTATTCGCCCTGAATTCCACAATGCCGCGCAAGTCGCTCGGCTGCGGCACGAATACGACATTCTCCTGCCGCTCGATGTGCCGGGAGTCGTCAAGGCACTGGATTTGACCGAATACGACGGATGCCCGACGCTCGTTTTGGCAGATCGCGGCGGGGAAGCATTGGAATGGGTACTCGAGCGCGGACGCATCGAGCTATCCCGCGTGCTCGTGCTCGGCATTCGAATCGCGACGGCGCTCGAAAACATTCATTTGCGACGCGTCATTCACAAGGACATCAATCCGAACAACATCGTGCTCATCGACGATGGGGAAGACGTCGAGCTGATTGATTTCGAGCTGGCCACGACGCTGCCACGCATCGTCGAACATGACGTCAGGCCCGACGTGCTCGAAGGAACGCTCGCGTATATCGCGCCGGAGCAAACCGGGCGAATGAACCGATCGATCGACAATCGTACGGATCTGTATTCATTTGGCGCGACGCTTTATCGCATGCTCGTGGGTCGTCCGCCCTTCATCGAAACGGATCCATTGAGCGCCGTGCACGCTCATATCGCGCGGCGGCCCGTACCGCCTGCTCGAATCGACGCCGCGATTCCCGAAGCCGTATCGGCGATCGTCATGAAATTGCTGGCGAAAATGCCCGAGGACCGATACCAAAGCGCGGGCGGCGTGAAAGCGGACCTCGAACGGTGCCTCGAAGGTATGCTGGCGGCCGGATCGATTGCGTCGTTCGAGCTTGGCGCCGATGACGTTTCCGACAGGTTCAGGATTCCCGAGCGATTGCATGGGCGAGAGGCCGAGCTCTTGCAGCTTTATACGGCATTTCAACGGGCCATCGAGGGCGCTTCGGAATTCGTGCTGGTCCATGGTCCCGCGGGCATTGGCAAATCCGCGGTCATCCGTGAATTTGCTCGGACGGTTCGAGCCGGTGCTGGTGCGTTTGCAAGTGGTCAATTCTTGGTTCGGGATGGTGACGCGCCGTATTCGGGTATTGCCGCTGCGCTGGCGCCGCTCATTCGAGAATTCTGTTCGGCAAGTGAAGCGCGCCTTTCCACGCTGCGAACGCGATTGCGCTCGGCGCTTGGCAGCACAGCCGGTGTCGTGACCGAAATCCTGCCGGATTTGGCGCTGGTGCTGGGCGAGACGCCGGCCAAACCGATGGAGCTTCCGGCAGATCAAGCCAAGGAGCGGGCCAAGTTTGCATTCTTGCGATTGTTTCAAGTATTGGCTCGCGACGGGCTCGCGCTGTTCTTGGATGATATTCAATGGGCCGATGCCTCGTCGCTCGAGCTATTGGCGCACCTCGTCACCGACGTTTCCGGGCGCGGGATCGTGATCATTGCATCCGAACGGCAAGATTCGCAATCGAATGGTCGAATTTCACGATTCGTCGATGACCTGGTACACGACGGAGCGGCCGTGACGAACATCGCGCTCGGCCCACTGGATTTGAATGCCGTGCGAGCTTTGGTTTCCGATGCCGTCAATGCCCGAAAGGGGCGCGTACCGGATGCAGACGTCGAGCGGCTCGCGAGCGTCGTTCATCAACGAACGTTCGGAAATCCGCTCTTCGTGGGGACGTTTTTGACGACGCTGCATCGAGATGGTCTCATTGATTTCGATCACGCGACGCGGGCGTGGCGCTGGGACATTGCCGCCATCGAACGCGCATCCGTGCCGGGTGACGTGGCGCTCCTGCTGTCTGAACGAGCGCAGCGCCTCGATGAAGCCGTTCTCTCGCTTTTGCAAGCAGCAGGATGCATTGGAAACGACTTCGACAAGGAGACTCTTTCCGCGATTACGGACGTCGCGTCGGCGCGAGTCGACGCATTGCTTTCGGATGCCGCGCAGGAAGGGTTTGTCTTGGCCACGGGCAGCCAATATGCGTTCGTCCATGCGCGCGTGCGTGAGGCAGTTGTCGAGCTGATGGATGCCGGGAGGTGCAAAGCTTTGCATTTGCGCATCGGGCGAGTGCTTCGTGCAAACGTGCGCGGCGACAAGCTTTATGGGGTGCTCGGGCACATCAACATCGCGGCGGATCTGGTGGTGGATCCGGTGGAACGATTGGAAATGGCCCGCTTGAACCTGGAAGCGGGCAATGCCGCGCGCGCGGCTGCGGCGTTCGAAGCGGCCATGGCCCATTTCGATGCAGGGTTGGGTTTTCTTCCGGTGAATGCATTTGAATCGGAAAAGCGCCTTGCTTTCGACTTGACGCTGGGCGCGGCGGAGACGGCTTATTCGTGCGGCAAGCGAAGTCGTGCCGACGCTCTTTATGCGGATTTGCAAACTCGAGCCCGGGGTGACATCGAACAGCTCGAAGTTGCGTGCGCGCGGGTGCGCATGCACCGAGTGCTCAACGAATACGCTGCGGCCAAAGATCTGGCGCTCGAGGCATTCACGCGACAGGGTATATCGCTGCCTCGAAAAGGGGGCTTGCCGAATGTTCTTTTGGAATTTGGCAAAGCCGAGCTAATGCTGCGCAGATTTTCTCCTGACGACATTTTGGCGCTGCCTGTCGTCAAGTCGGAGAAAGGGGACCTTCTCGCGGCGCTCGCGGAGGACACGCTTTTCGTGGTGTACTTCGAGGATCCGCTGCTGCATTCGGTGTTTACGGCGAAATTCGTGCTATTGGCGCTCGAACAGGGTTTGTCGCCCGTGAGTCCAGCGTGTTTTGCAGCCTATGCGCTGCTCGTGCGGTTGATACGGGGACAAAGCGAGCGTGCGGACGAGCTTTGTCTGATGGCATTGCGGATGTTCGACAAGTTTCCCGAGCTTCCGACGGCGCTCGTGCGTTACATGTACGCGATGCTCATCATGCCATTTCGCCATCCGCTCGCGAAGTGTGTGGCTGCGCTTTCGGACGTGTACAAAGCGGCGATGGACGAGGGAAGCCGTGTTTTCATGAATTTGGCATTGGGTCCGATGGTCGGCTACCAATTTCAACTAGGCGCTCCACTGCCCGAATTCGTTGAAAATTTGGAATCGAACGAGCGACGATTGAACGAATTGGCGCGGGTGACGAACAATCCGCGGACGCACCTGCTTTCGAAGCGAATTGCTCTGTATTTGCAGGGGAAAACGCGCCCAGGATCCTTCGAGACGCTCGATTTGGACGACATTACGTTCGTCCGAGAGCTCGAGCAGGATCCGATGAAGCTCACCGCGCCGCTTTACAATTTTTATCAAGCGTGGGCGCATCTTTTCATGGGAGACCACGACGAAGCAAAACGCGCGTTCGACCGCGTTCCAGATGATATCGTACAGCCGCTTTCGGCCGTGAGCTCGATTGGCGAATATTACTTGGTTCGTGGCCTGGTTCTGGCGACGAGCGTGCCGAACGGCGCGATCGGACGAGCTCGAAATATCGTTGCGCTGCACGCAATTCAGCGCAAGCTTGCAGATTATGCGGCGCATTCGCCAGAAAATTTTGGACAATTCGCCGCGCTTTTGTCGGCCGAAGCCGCGAGGCTCGAAGGGCGTACGATGGCGGCCGCCAAGCATTACGATCGAGCGGCGCAAATGGCGCAATCGTGCGGCTATTTGCAATACGAAGCATATGCGCTGGAACGGGCGGCGATTTTTTGGTACGCGCACGACAATGCGGGGGTTGCGCGGTCGTATTTGCAAAGGGCACATCTTGCGTACGAGCGTTGGGGTGCGACGGCCAAAGTCGTAGCATTGGAGAAGGCGCATCCAGTTTTGCGTCGGGCGCAAACGCATGGAACGTCGACGGTACGAGCAACGAGTACGCAATCGACGAAATCGGTGTCGCTCGATGCACGCTCGATGGTGCGCGCATCGCAAGCGGTTTCAGAAGAAATTGCCCTCGACAAACTCCTGCACAAACTCATGACCGTGGTAGCGCAAGCGACGGGCGCCGAACGCGGAGCGCTCGTGCTGGACGACCCCGCAGGATTCGTTCTCGTCGCAAGTTTCACGGCCGATGGCGGTGCAGTGGTGCGTCCGACTCCGGCGCTTCTCGACACGGTCGACGATTTGCCGTCATCGGTCCTGCAGTATGTGGTTCGTACGGGAAAACCAATCCTTTGCGAAGATGCAACGAGGGACGAAAATACGCGAAATGATGTTTTCGTCACGGCGCATGGAACGAAGTCTCTTTTGGTCGTGCCAATGATGCGGCAAGGGGCTGCGCGGGGCATCCTTTACTTGGAAAACAATCAGCTCGCAGGGGCATTCGATGCGGAGCGGCTGTCATTGTGCGAAGTCGTGACGTCTCAGATGTCCATTTCCATCGACAATGCGCGACTTTATGCGAATTTGGAGCGAATGGTCGAGGAGCGAACGCGGGCGCTGGAAGAGGCGCGAACGCGTCTCGTGGAGCTGGAAAAAAGCACGACGGAAGTTCGGATGGCGGGCGGTTTCGCGCACGAGATGCGAAACGCGCTCACGGCTGCAAAAATGCTCATTGCGGCCATTCGTTTCGAACGAGAGGGCGGTGAAACGCGCAGCCTGTGCATGGACAATGGGGAAGCGCTTTTCGATATGTACCGTTTGCTCGAAAACCGGCTCGATCCAGTGGTGCTCGACGAGGTGGTGCCCATTTTGCGGCAAATCAATGCGAACGAAGAAAAGATTCACAACGTTCTCGGGATGGTGGGGTCATCCATCGAACGCGCTCTTGCCACGACGGGCTTGATTCTCGATTACGCGAAACTCAGCGGCGAGAGCGCAGGGCGGTCGATGACGGAGCTCGGGTATCTGGTGCAAAGCCTGGTGAATGAATCGCAGGCCGATTTCGAAAAACGTGGCATTGCACTGGAAGTCGACATTCCCCAAGGGTCGAGGGTTCGAGGCAATTACGAGCACTGGTATTCGGTGTTGAAGAATTTGGTGCTGAATGCGCGGGATGCGCTCATGGATGTGGAACGCCCCGAGGGGCGCAAGATCCGCATCGTGCTCGAAGAAGGCAGCGACAAACCTCGATTGGTCGTCGAGGACAATGGCACGGGGATCGATCCCAACGTTGCCGCACGCATTTTCGAGCCGTTCGTATCGACGAAACCGGAGTCGGGCACTGGCTTGGGCCTCGGTGTGGTCCGCAAGCTGCTCGGTCTATACCATGCGACGATTGATTTCGAGACGGAAATGGGTCGAGGAACTCGGTTCGTGATCTCGTGGCCTCGAGAGTCGGCATCGACGCACGCCGAATGA
- a CDS encoding YeeE/YedE family protein, which translates to MQPFNPLPALAGGALIGLAASVLLLFSGRIAGISGIVGGGLMRAAKDRVDRLLFIGGLIAAGMVVYIVHPSSFPDASSVPVVPAIVAGLLVGFGTRLGNGCTSGHGVCGLSRFSVRSLVATVTFMAAAAITVFVTRHILGGAS; encoded by the coding sequence ATGCAACCCTTCAATCCCCTCCCCGCCCTTGCGGGTGGCGCCCTGATCGGTCTTGCCGCCTCCGTGCTGCTCCTTTTCAGCGGACGAATCGCTGGGATCAGCGGCATCGTCGGCGGTGGCCTCATGCGTGCCGCAAAGGACCGCGTCGACAGGCTGCTCTTCATCGGAGGGCTCATCGCTGCTGGGATGGTCGTTTATATCGTTCATCCATCGAGTTTCCCCGATGCGAGCAGCGTTCCTGTCGTACCCGCCATTGTTGCCGGTTTGCTCGTTGGTTTCGGCACGCGGCTCGGCAATGGTTGCACGAGCGGCCATGGCGTGTGCGGTTTGAGCCGCTTTTCTGTGCGATCGCTCGTTGCAACGGTGACCTTCATGGCCGCGGCCGCGATAACCGTATTCGTGACTCGGCATATCCTGGGAGGTGCGTCATGA